A genomic region of Arachis hypogaea cultivar Tifrunner chromosome 5, arahy.Tifrunner.gnm2.J5K5, whole genome shotgun sequence contains the following coding sequences:
- the LOC112799948 gene encoding uncharacterized protein, translating to MAEEEAKVKNEALQIISSFENLPRLVVFDLDYTLWPFYCECYYEDDMPYLFPQARGILYALKEKGIDMAIASRSPTAKIAKTFLNRLGIHSMFVAQEIFSSWTHKTDHFQRIHRKTGIPYSSMLFFDDEDRNIVGVSKMGVTSILVDNGVNLAALRKGLSEFSQNSGSSSSS from the exons ATGGCGGAAGAGGAGGCCAAGGTAAAGAACGAAGCTTTGCAAATAATTTCAAGTTTCGAGAACCTTCCACGGCTCGTCGTCTTCGATCTCGATTACACGCTTTGGCCCTTCTACTG TGAGTGCTACTATGAAGATGACATGCCATATCTGTTTCCACAAGCTAGAGGCATACTATATGCACTTAAGGAAAAGGGAATCGATATGGCAATTGCTTCTAGATCTCCAACTGCAAAGATAGCAAAAACATTTCTTAATAGGTTGGGCATCCACTCTATGTTTGTGGCACAG GAAATTTTTTCCAGTTGGACTCATAAAACAGACCATTTCCAGAGAATCCACAGGAAAACTGGGATTCCATACAGTTCAATGCTATTCTTTGATGACGAGGATAGGAACATTGTAGGG GTGTCCAAAATGGGTGTGACAAGCATTCTGGTTGACAATGGAGTAAACCTTGCAGCTTTAAGGAAAGGATTATCAGAGTTTTCTCAGAACTCAGGCTCATCAAGCAGTAGCTAG
- the LOC112799879 gene encoding uncharacterized protein At4g38062-like, producing the protein MNQKAFKDLDEANVEIERLVEELTGKTDSLDNLKRSHNEKVNEIREAKLKIEEMDLEILQKESEIKDFKRDLSSKEYIIKDLSAENEKLRAEFDNRRRNWEDEKRQLALELEKANVKLENQELQLNVFKQEIETLEWCLEASNKKTGGQESDDVKERFKHLQGVHEQLKGEFNSTMKGWELEKARLLYEISSLQGKLESRMKISEDLQNQLHICKQALASAEEIRRKRHNEKKQEQENPRLQTSLREIQDDQVQEAGQYSLSKLRSELKILEEIHRECVSKFKARQAEWNFQLERSTRAITNYRSQLIYKIAEVEDLKMELEGSYSFSIEMMMLNEELSVTLIVLKSGIYDAKWKPFREGHEMEVVNQSGEDKLHQLMKQFEMKNGECDRTACLTRQVDSCALPLDLQNLEPSEIDRHRDMLDLLDAWDMVINESDQTLCEITEIEYELQMWKSFAERLKTDLDENFVIRKELESSLLAQVEFSETLKQERDSLASQVEQKTRSIEYLQEHFVRLKADSIEEEGSNFEDVQNKVALMAEAKELEEQSFSSQLASEEVALMAQAKELEEENPMEDKAFEKENPIEDECSSSLTRFSLQLAHEEVALMAQAKELEREIPMDEEFSSTFTSFSIPREEVALMAQGKELEQENPMEDECSSWSTSFSLHLAKEQAEIKLLREACARITAAEVLAALEVEEKKLMIAELQGYIRCIEQKLELQEENCSQTEQLALENRNLQENSTILSSEKEILLAFVLGLSGKLCDECTLIKDTKLIEMLRSIVQSFENDRKGDDALLVKENMKLHHPTGIKEPEIISNI; encoded by the coding sequence ATGAATCAAAAGGCATTCAAGGATTTGGATGAAGCAAACGTTGAAATCGAAAGACTTGTTGAAGAACTAACAGGAAAGACGGATTCACTTGATAACTTGAAGAGATCGCACAATGAAAAAGTCAACGAAATACGAGAAGCAAAGCTCAAAATCGAGGAAATGGACCTTGAGATTCTTCAGAAGGAAAGCGAAATCAAGGATTTCAAGCGAGATTTGAGCTCCAAGGAGTATATCATCAAAGATCTAAGCGCCGAAAACGAGAAGCTCCGGGCCGAATTCGACAACCGGCGTAGAAATTGGGAAGATGAGAAGAGACAGTTGGCGTTGGAATTAGAGAAGGCTAATGTGAAACTGGAGAATCAAGAATTGCAGCTTAATGTGTTCAAACAAGAGATTGAAACCCTAGAATGGTGTCTTGAGGCTTCAAACAAGAAAACCGGGGGCCAAGAAAGTGATGACGTGAAAGAACGATTTAAACATCTACAGGGGGTTCATGAACAACTTAAAGGAGAGTTCAATTCAACTATGAAAGGTTGGGAGTTGGAAAAAGCTAGATTGCTCTACGAAATCTCTTCCTTGCAGGGCAAGTTAGAGTCTCGGATGAAAATCTCAGAGGATCTGCAAAATCAGTTACATATATGCAAACAAGCCCTCGCTTCTGCTGAAGAAATTCGAAGAAAGCGCCATAATGAAAAGAAGCAAGAGCAAGAGAATCCGAGATTGCAAACGTCCCTTAGAGAAATTCAGGATGATCAAGTTCAAGAAGCAGGACAATATTCTCTGTCGAAGCTGCGGTCCGAGCTTAAAATTTTGGAAGAGATTCATAGAGAGTGTGTTTCAAAGTTTAAGGCTAGACAAGCTGAATGGAACTTTCAGCTAGAACGTTCGACGCGGGCCATAACAAACTACCGGTCTCAGTTGATATATAAAATTgcagaggttgaagatctcaagaTGGAATTGGAAGGTTCTTATTCTTTTAGTATTGAGATGATGATGCTGAATGAGGAGCTATCTGTGACGCTGATAGTGTTGAAAAGTGGAATTTATGATGCTAAATGGAAGCCTTTCAGAGAGGGCCATGAAATGGAAGTAGTAAACCAGAGTGGAGAAGACAAGTTACATCAATTGATGAAGCAGTTTGAAATGAAAAATGGAGAATGTGACAGAACAGCATGTTTAACGAGGCAAGTTGATTCTTGTGCTCTCCCTTTAGATTTGCAGAACTTAGAGCCAAGTGAAATTGATAGGCACAGGGATATGCTGGATTTACTCGATGCTTGGGACATGGTAATAAACGAATCGGACCAAACATTATGCGAAATAACCGAAATAGAGTATGAGTTGCAAATGTGGAAGTCATTTGCTGAACGTTTGAAGACTGATCTTGATGAAAATTTTGTAATTCGTAAGGAGCTCGAAAGTTCGCTCCTTGCACAAGTAGAATTTAGTGAAACCCTTAAACAAGAGAGAGATAGCTTGGCTTCTCAAGTAgaacagaaaacaagaagcatagAGTATCTGCAGGAACACTTTGTCCGCTTGAAAGCAGATAGCATAGAAGAGGAGGGCTCGAATTTTGAGGATGTACAAAATAAGGTTGCTTTGATGGCTGAAGCCAAAGAGCTTGAGGAACAATCTTTTTCTTCGCAGCTTGCGAGTGAAGAGGTTGCTTTGATGGCTCAAGCCAAAGAGCTCGAGGAAGAGAATCCCATGGAAGACAAAGCATTTGAGAAGGAGAATCCTATAGAAGATGAGTGCAGTAGCTCATTGACACGTTTTTCTTTGCAGCTTGCCCATGAAGAGGTTGCTTTGATGGCTCAAGCCAAAGAGCTTGAGAGAGAGATTCCTATGGATGAGGAGTTCAGTAGCACGTTTACATCTTTTTCTATTCCCAGGGAAGAGGTTGCTTTGATGGCTCAAGGCAAAGAGCTTGAGCAAGAGAATCCTATGGAAGACGAGTGCAGTAGCTGGTCCACATCTTTTTCTCTCCATCTTGCCAAAGAACAAGCCGAAATTAAGCTGCTCAGAGAAGCTTGCGCAAGGATCACGGCAGCAGAGGTTCTAGCTGCGCTGGAAGTTGAAGAGAAGAAGTTGATGATAGCAGAACTCCAGGGATATATTCGTTGCATAGAACAGAAACTGGAATTGCAGGAGGAAAATTGCAGCCAAACAGAACAGCTTGCATTGGAGAATAGAAACTTGCAAGAAAATTCTACAATTTTGTCATCAGAGAAGGAAATTTTGTTGGCATTTGTTCTTGGATTGAGTGGTAAATTGTGTGATGAGTGCACCCTTATTAAAGATACAAAACTAATAGAAATGTTGAGAAGCATAGTGCAGTCTTTTGAGAATGatagaaagggagatgatgcacTTCTGGTAAAAGAGAACATGAAGTTGCACCATCCAACAGGGATAAAGGAACCTGAAATAATTTCTAATATCTAA